From Primulina huaijiensis isolate GDHJ02 chromosome 15, ASM1229523v2, whole genome shotgun sequence, one genomic window encodes:
- the LOC140959146 gene encoding cell division control protein 48 homolog D-like, whose amino-acid sequence MSNQAESSDSKGTKRDFSTAILEKKKAANRLVVDEAVNDDNSVVSLHPETMEKLQLFRGDTILIKGKKRKDTICIALADDTCDEPKIRMNKVVRSNLKVRLGDVVSVHQCADVKYGKRVHILPVDDTIEGVTGNLFDAYLKPYFLEAYRPVRKGDLFLVRGGMRSVEFKVIETDPPEYCVVAPDTEIFCEGEPIRREDEDRLDDVGYDDVGGVRKQMAQIRELVELPLRHPQLFKSIGVKPPKGILLYGPPGSGKTLIARAVANETGAFFFCINGPEIMSKLAGESESNLRKAFEEAEKNAPSIIFIDEIDSIAPKREKTHGEVERRIVSQLLTLMDGLKSRAHVIVMCATNRPNSIDPALRRFGRFDREIDIGVPDEVGRLEVLRIHTKNMKLADDVDLERIGKDTHGYVGADLAALCTEAALQCIREKMDVIDLEDDSIDAEILNSMAVTNEHFQTALGTSNPSALRETVVEVPNVSWEDIGGLENVKRELQETVQYPVEHPEKFEKFGMSPSKGVLFYGPPGCGKTLLAKAIANECQANFISVKGPELLTMWFGESEANVREIFDKARQSAPCVLFFDELDSIATQRGSSVGDAGGAADRVLNQLLTEMDGMNAKKTVFIIGATNRPDIIDPALLRPGRLDQLIYIPLPDAESRYQIFKSNLRKSPVSKDVDLRALAQYTQGFSGADITEICQRACKYAIRENIEKDIERERRRGENPEAMEEDGEDEVSEIKAAHFEESMKFARRSVSDADIRKYQAFAQTLQQSRGFGTEFRFAENSATAAATDPFAVPKSAAADEDDLYS is encoded by the exons ATGAGCAATCAGGCTGAATCTTCCGATTC TAAGGGTACGAAGAGAGATTTTAGTACTGCGATCCTGGAGAAGAAAAAGGCTGCCAATCGATTGGTAGTGGATGAAGCTGTCAACGACGACAATTCGGTGGTGTCTCTTCACCCTGAAACGATGGAAAAACTCCAGCTTTTCCGCGGTGACACAATCTTGATTAAG GGGAAGAAAAGAAAGGATACGATCTGCATTGCCCTTGCTGACGACACGTGTGATGAACCAAAGATCCGGATGAACAAGGTTGTCAGAAGCAACCTCAAGGTTAGGCTAGGAGATGTGGTTTCTGTGCATCAATGTGCTGATGTGAAGTATGGGAAGCGTGTTCACATTCTTCCTGTGGATGACACAATTGAAGGTGTCACTGGAAATCTTTTTGATGCTTACCTAAAAC CTTATTTCCTCGAGGCATATCGCCCTGTGAGGAAGGGTGACCTATTTCTTGTAAGGGGAGGAATGCGAAGCGTGGAGTTCAAAGTTATTGAGACGGATCCTCCGGAGTATTGTGTTGTTGCTCCCGACACTGAGATCTTCTGTGAGGGGGAACCTATAAGAAGGGAGGATGAGGATCGATTGGATGATGTTGGCTATGATGATGTAGGTGGTGTCCGTAAACAGATGGCTCAGATTCGGGAGTTGGTAGAACTGCCACTAAGGCACCCACAGCTTTTCAAGTCCATTGGTGTCAAACCTCCAAAAGGAATACTGCTTTATGGACCCCCAGGATCTGGAAAGACTTTAATAGCCCGAGCAGTGGCCAATGAAACTGGTGCTTTCTTCTTCTGTATTAATGGACCAGAGATTATGTCTAAATTGGCAGGAGAAAGCGAAAGCAATCTCAGAAAGGCATTTGAAGAAGCTGAGAAAAATGCACCTTCaatcatattcattgatgaaATCGACTCAATTGCTCCAAAAAGAGAGAAAACACATGGGGAGGTGGAGAGAAGAATTGTTTCTCAACTCTTGACATTGATGGATGGACTCAAGTCCCGTGCCCATGTTATTGTCATGTGTGCTACAAACCGTCCCAATAGCATTGACCCTGCCTTGAGAAGGTTTGGGAGATTTGATAGAGAAATAGACATTGGTGTTCCCGATGAAGTTGGTCGTCTGGAAGTACTTAGAATCCACACTAAGAATATGAAGCTTGCCGACGAT GTTGATTTGGAAAGAATTGGGAAGGATACACATGGCTATGTTGGTGCTGATTTAGCTGCTCTGTGCACCGAAGCTGCCCTTCAATGCATCAGGGAGAAGATGGATGTGATTGACTTGGAAGACGATTCCATTGATGCAGAGATACTGAACTCCATGGCTGTCACCAACGAACATTTCCAGACTGCCCTTGGAACTAGCAATCCTTCTGCACTACGTGAAACT GTTGTTGAAGTTCCCAATGTCTCCTGGGAAGATATTGGAGGCCTTGAAAATGTCAAGCGTGAGCTCCAAGAG ACTGTCCAGTATCCAGTGGAGCATCCTGAGAAGTTTGAAAAGTTCGGAATGTCCCCTTCAAAGGGTGTTCTTTTCTATGGCCCTCCCGGTTGTGGAAAGACTTTGTTGGCTAAGGCCATTGCCAATGAATGCCAAGCAAACTTTATAAGTGTCAAAGGTCCTGAACTGCTCACCATGTGGTTTGGAGAGAGTGAAGCCAATGTTCGAGAAATTTTTGACAAGGCTCGCCAATCCGCTCCTTGTGTTCTCTTTTTTGATGAGTTGGACTCAATTGCAACCCAG AGAGGAAGTAGTGTCGGAGACGCAGGCGGTGCTGCAGACCGAGTATTGAACCAACTTCTGACTGAAATGGATGGCATGAATGCCAAGAAAACGGTTTTCATTATCGGTGCAACCAATAGGCCTGATATAATCGACCCTGCACTCCTCCGCCCTGGTCGTCTTGATCAATTGATTTACATCCCTCTTCCAGACGCTGAATCTCGCTATCAAatcttcaaatcaaacttaaGAAAATCCCCAGTATCAAAAGATGTCGACCTGAGAGCCCTAGCTCAGTACACTCAAGGCTTCAGCGGTGCTGACATTACTGAAATATGCCAACGTGCCTGCAAGTACGCCATCAGAGAGAACATTGAGAAG GACATTGAAAGGGAGAGGAGACGAGGCGAGAATCCGGAGGCCATGGAAGAGGATGGTGAAGATGAGGTATCTGAGATCAAGGCAGCCCATTTCGAGGAATCGATGAAGTTTGCACGTAGGAGCGTCAGTGATGCAGATATTCGCAAGTATCAGGCATTTGCTCAGACGTTGCAGCAATCTAGAGGATTTGGAACAGAGTTCAGGTTTGCTGAGAACAGTGCTACCGCTGCTGCCACAGACCCTTTTGCAGTTCCCAAAAGTGCTGCTGCCGATGAAGATGATCTGTATAGTTAg
- the LOC140960374 gene encoding UDP-glycosyltransferase 86A1-like has protein sequence MAQTPELIKPHAIVIPVPYQGHINPLVDLAINLASRGFTITFVNTEFVHHLLSKSHKNYSNDSTGTDADTDIFSEARKSGLDIRYMTMSDGFPLDFDRETNVFEFWEYLLEGFVVQVDELMENIVKSCDSPALYKHFLITDTFNSWHPKIAKKYNMVNVSFWTQPAVVFALEYHLDHLKKNGHYPPPKENSDDTITYVPGVDPISTKDLMSFLHETDITVVHKLVFRALEQIENADFILLNTVQELEPKTVPALNQILPTCAIGPVNFSSRNIKISKSLIQQTECTEWLQSKPPASVLYVSFGSLAQTTKQVIEEIAQGLLLADINFIWVVRKNIVIDSDATNVLPSGFERKMKEKGLIVPWCDQDSVLSNPGIGGFLTHCGWNSVLESMWHGVPMICYPFLYDQPTNRKLVVDDWKIGTNLCDGESVTRDEVAGKIKRLMCGEFREESKKVRTVLRNSLDAGGSSEKNLVRFVEDLKAKIHASN, from the exons ATGGCCCAAACACCTGAATTAATCAAGCCTCATGCGATCGTGATTCCAGTTCCTTACCAGGGCCATATCAATCCACTCGTTGATCTAGCTATCAATCTTGCTTCCAGAGGCTTCACAATCACATTTGTTAACACAGAATTCGTTCACCACTTGTTATCAAAATCCCACAAAAATTATTCCAACGATAGCACAGGCACAGATGCCGATACTGATATCTTCTCCGAGGCACGTAAATCGGGCCTGGACATCCGATACATGACGATGAGCGATGGTTTTCCTCTGGATTTTGATAGAGAGACAAATGTGTTCGAGTTTTGGGAATACTTGCTTGAAGGTTTCGTAGTTCAAGTCGATGAGTTGATGGAAAATATAGTAAAATCGTGCGATTCGCCGGCGTTGTACAAACATTTCTTGATTACGGACACTTTTAATTCGTGGCATCCCAAGATCGCGAAGAAGTATAATATGGTTAATGTTTCGTTCTGGACACAGCCTGCTGTAGTGTTTGCTCTGGAGTATCACTTGGATCATCTGAAAAAAAATGGACACTATCCGCCGCCAAAGG AGAATAGTGATGATACCATAACCTACGTCCCGGGAGTAGACCCGATCAGCACAAAGGACTTGATGTCATTTCTCCACGAGACGGACATAACAGTAGTGCACAAGCTCGTGTTCCGAGCATTGGAGCAGATTGAAAATGCAGATTTCATTCTGTTAAACACAGTTCAAGAACTAGAACCCAAAACTGTGCCAGCCCTCAACCAAATCCTGCCCACTTGTGCAATCGGCCCTGTAAATTTCTCCTCGAGAAACATCAAGATCTCCAAATCCCTGATACAGCAGACAGAATGTACTGAATGGCTTCAATCTAAGCCTCCTGCCTCCGTTCTATACGTCTCATTCGGCAGCTTAGCTCAAACAACAAAGCAGGTAATCGAAGAAATAGCACAAGGGCTTCTGCTTGCAGACATAAACTTCATTTGGGTGGTTCGAAAAAATATCGTCATAGATTCTGATGCTACGAACGTGCTCCCTAGTGGGTTCGAGCGAAAAATGAAGGAGAAGGGATTGATCGTGCCATGGTGTGATCAAGATTCCGTGCTATCCAACCCTGGGATTGGAGGATTTTTAACGCATTGCGGGTGGAACTCTGTGCTGGAGAGTATGTGGCATGGTGTCCCGATGATATGTTATCCGTTTCTCTATGATCAGCCTACGAATCGGAAATTGGTGGTTGATGATTGGAAGATTGGAACTAATCTTTGTGATGGCGAATCTGTGACGAGAGATGAAGTTGCGGGGAAGATAAAGAGGTTGATGTGTGGGGAATTCAGAGAGGAGAGCAAGAAAGTGAGGACTGTACTGCGCAATTCTTTGGATGCTGGCGGGTCTTCGGAGAAGAATCTTGTGCGTTTTGTGGAGGATTTGAAGGCTAAAATCCATGCAAGTAACTAG
- the LOC140960375 gene encoding uncharacterized protein, with protein sequence MEKYFGNAYRGDEGVPHSGPERFMNIWIGSAAFSALTWVNPYMWQLSNQFNWHDKAMLFEHYHWKKAAAKNQPYEFKWNQMSREVRDSYYVNWPVYFP encoded by the exons ATGGAGAAGTACTTTGGGAACGCATATCGGGGCGACGAGGGTGTACCGCACTCAGGCCCCGAACGATTCATGAACATCTGGATCGGGTCCGCCGCCTTCTCAGCCCTAACCTGGGTCAATCCTTACATGTGGCAACTCTCCAACCAGTTCAA TTGGCATGACAAAGCAATGTTATTTGAGCACTACCACTGGAAAAAAGCAGCGGCAAAGAATCAACCCTACGAATTTAAG TGGAATCAAATGAGCAGAGAAGTGCGAGACTCATACTATGTCAACTGGCCAGTTTACTTCCCTTGA
- the LOC140959583 gene encoding heavy metal-associated isoprenylated plant protein 3-like gives MGEKDEKKNEGEKKADGGGKKDDGPITVVLKLDLHCEGCAKKVKRSVSHFEGVEKVKADCAANKITVVGKVDPAGLRERVEYKTKKKVELLSPQPKKDGGDGVPAAGGDKKTDGKAPEKKAEEKKVDDKKPKEAALSTVVMKIRLHCDGCAHKIKRLIKKNIDGVDSVSTDLEKDLVTVNGTMNVKELVSIVKEKLNRAVEIVPVKKDDSGGGDKKAASEDKKGKEPSSGSGDKKDKEKEGGGAEKKESGGGDEKAKSVGGGGGTKVEVNKMEFQGYNPHTYYAAMPMYNSSFTNQDYGLPMYQNVPGYPSTGYVVQYMNGPPPPPPTYLNMNDQMFSDENPNGCFIM, from the exons ATGGGAGAG AAAGATGAGAAGAAGAACGAAGGCGAGAAGAAGGCCGATGGCGGCGGAAAAAAAGACGACGGACCCATCACCGTCGTGCTGAAACTGGACTTGCATTGCGAAGGATGCGCCAAGAAAGTCAAACGCTCCGTCAGCCATTTTGAAG GTGTTGAGAAAGTGAAGGCAGACTGCGCAGCTAACAAAATAACGGTGGTTGGTAAGGTGGACCCGGCGGGGCTCCGTGAGAGAGTCGAGTACAAGACCAAAAAGAAGGTGGAGCTCCTCTCTCCTCAGCCCAAGAAGGACGGTGGAGATGGTGTTCCAGCCGCCGGAGGCGACAAGAAGACCGATGGGAAGGCACCGGAGAAGAAAGCTGAAGAGAAAAAGGTTGATGACAAGAAACCCAAAGAg GCTGCCTTAAGCACCGTGGTGATGAAAATTAGACTGCATTGTGACGGATGCGCACACAAGATTAAGCGGCTCATTAAAAAGAACATCGATG GGGTTGATTCAGTATCAACGGATTTAGAAAAAGATTTGGTCACGGTGAACGGGACAATGAACGTGAAAGAGCTGGTATCCATTGTGAAAGAAAAGCTCAATAGAGCCGTAGAGATAGTTCCGGTGAAGAAAGACGACTCCGGCGGGGGAGACAAGAAGGCGGCAAGTGAAGACAAGAAAGGGAAGGAACCCAGCAGCGGTTCTGGTGACAAGAAGGACAAGGAGAAGGAAGGCGGTGGAGCTGAGAAAAAGGAAAGCGGCGGCGGGGACGAGAAGGCGAAGTCAGTCGGCGGCGGCGGAGGAACCAAGGTTGAGGTCAACAAGATGGAATTTCAAGGGTACAACCCGCACACGTACTATGCCGCCATGCCAATGTACAATAGTAGTTTCACAAATCAAGATTATGGATTGCCCATGTACCAGAATGTTCCAGGTTATCCTAGCACCGGCTACGTCGTACAGTACATGAATGGGCCGCCGCCCCCTCCGCCCACCTATTTAAACATGAACGACCAAATGTTTAGTGATGAAAACCCTAATGGATGCTTCATAATGTGA
- the LOC140960047 gene encoding DDB1- and CUL4-associated factor homolog 1-like isoform X1: MHRRQQHIPKLMEEQHEQKEDENNVHALKDLIIAKQEDPEPCLLHALAAIFETAKTRYKNATDDVICPQDPVFLCDLIWGDKKFSRLLHSFLQNAYLVSVKVAAARLFSSCSPWMRGDLPKGDALDKTKDWVRYEIPRRLMADDCNPMHETGRRKDLDSEMMCTYYTGLLATVLDKLDNQLAREVLTCKLPAKLMRYLSIRISDETNIGAKKITALVEQAVDSEAKAAKALAVAVRAAAAAADADAAEVVKTAAFEVNAFFISSLMHIGMYSSCFLFLFQEYKKTSDEEKYAELLRLSKLREKFCIRCLVILGRREEVLDLVLCKDGVNIILALLQKSSEDEKTSSTILLLHDVLELISVLVNNIGFAKLFVEGGGIERLIAVRRSDQTFGDLSSCLLMISKSEGIMESICTLPSNVVGQLVELALQLLECQHHPSRLIAAIFFNRCYAFRPANNAFDEQRGPLRLLHILRGASLRSGHLYRLLPNYQSTSQALNAFETLIAADACTALKQYFIAKFLLLADSLSVGADNMRVDPSPDTLDAVLRQIQKDQVFGLALVRKLRSAVGRFLGAHGHKTLLEMYQAHPAEVFWGEVPAEVLQVLSIVALVPSSHKVILNATLRNGQTVLGLILGAADDAGYVKCKVTVLALKVLTNLVSLPWINDELIGSTESEVKEVRQAIRGNHGFAVLLRLLQPEELKGGYHCEWIWALTCRVLLSFAREHTIADALRKMQLEEKLSMVVKGPGRHAPEWRLPEVDHDTKELLRVLTISEHAATSDDQSIFAAYPRVT; encoded by the exons ATGCATCGCCGTCAGCAGCATATTCCG AAGTTAATGGAAGAGCAGCATGAGCAGAAAGAGGATGAAAATAACGTGCATGCCTTGAAGGATTTGATCATTGCTAAGCAGGAAGATCCCGAGCCATGTTTGCTCCATGCGTTAGCTGCTATTTTCGAGACCGCAAAAACCAG ATACAAGAATGCTACAGATGATGTCATATGCCCCCAAGATCCTGTATTTCTATGTGACCTTATTTGG GGAGATAAGAAATTTTCCAGACTGTTACATTCATTTCTTCAGAATGCATATTTGGTATCAGTAAAAGTGGCAGCTGCCAGGCTTTTTAGCAGCTGTTCACCATGGATG CGTGGGGACTTACCTAAAGGTGATGCTCTAGATAAAACAAAAGATTGGGTGAGATATGAAATACCTAGGAGGTTGATGGCTGATGACTGTAATCCGATGCATGAGACTGGGAGAAGGAAGGATTTGGACAGTGAAATGATGTGCACATACTATACTGGACTACTTGCTACAGTGTTGGATAA GCTTGATAACCAACTGGCGAGAGAGGTATTAACATGTAAATTGCCAGCTAAGCTAATGCGCTACCTAAGCATCAGGATTTCGGATGAGACAAACATAGGTGCCAAAAAAATTACTGCTTTGGTTGAACAAGCTGTTGACTCTGAAGCAAAAGCAGCCAAAGCTCTTGCAGTAGCCGTAagggctgctgctgctgctgctgatgctgatgctgcaGAAGTGGTTAAGACGGCTGCATTTGAGGTGAATGCATTTTTTATTTCTAGCTTAATGCACATAGGCATGTATTCTTcgtgttttcttttcttatttcAGGAATACAAAAAGACCAGTGACGAGGAGAAGTATGCTGAACTCCTTCGTCTTTCTAAGCTACGGGAGAAATTTTGCATCCGATGTCTTGTGATTCTGGGCCGTCGTGAAGAAGTCCTTGATCTTGTGCTTTGTAAAGATGGCGTTAATATCATTCTTGCGTTGCTGCAAAAAAGTTCTGAGGATGAAAAGACTTCAAGCACTATACTCCTTTTGCATGATGTTTTGGAGTTAATCAGTGTCTTGGTGAATAACATAGGGTTCGCCAAGTTGTTTGTTGAAGGTGGTGGCATTGAGAGATTAATTGCTGTTAGGAGAAGTGACCAAACTTTTGGCGATCTATCTTCATGCTTACTAATGATTAGTAAATCCGAG GGGATAATGGAAAGCATATGCACACTTCCTTCCAATGTTGTTGGCCAGCTTGTTGAGTTGGCTCTACAACTTCTTGAATGTCAACACCATCCGTCTAGATTAATTGCTGCTATATTTTTTAACCGTTGTTATGCTTTTAGACCAGCCAATAATGCATTTGATGAGCAGCGTGGTCCACTAAGACTTCTCCATATTTTGCGTGGTGCATCATTGAGATCTGGGCACTTATATAGATTACTTCCAAATTACCAATCTACCTCACAGGCCCTGAATGCATTCGAAACGCTTATTGCTGCTGATGCTTGCACTGcactaaaacaatattttattgcAAAATTTCTCTTGCTTGCGGACTCGCTGAGTGTTGGGGCTGACAACATGCGAGTTGATCCAAGTCCTGACACCCTAGATGCTGTACTACGTCAGATTCAGAAGGATCAAGTTTTTGGTCTTGCTCTTGTGAGGAAGCTACGCTCTGCTGTTGGCAGATTCTTGGGTGCACACGGCCATAAAACCTTGTTAGAAATGTACCAG GCCCATCCAGCTGAGGTATTTTGGGGGGAGGTGCCTGCTGAAGTACTTCAAGTATTGAGCATCGTAGCTTTGGTGCCTTCAAGCCACAAAGTCATTCTCAATGCCACGTTAAGAAATGGTCAAACTGTTTTAGGTCTCATTTTGGGTGCAGCAGACGACGCTGGTTATGTAAAATGCAAG GTTACTGTGCTAGCTCTGAAGGTTTTAACAAACCTCGTCTCCCTTCCATGGATCAACGATGAATTAATTGGCTCGACGGAAAGTGAAGTTAAAGAAGTTAGACAAGCTATACGTGGAAACCATGGCTTTGCCGTTCTTCTTCGGCTCCTTCAACCCGAAGAACTTAAAGGTGGATATCATTGTGAGTGGATCTGGGCTCTTACCTGCCGAGTTCTCCTTAGTTTTGCCAGAGAACATACaattgcagatgcattgagAAAGATGCAG ttggaggaaaaGCTGTCGATGGTTGTCAAAGGTCCTGGAAGACATGCCCCCGAATGGCGATTGCCAGAGGTTGACCATGATACAAAGGAGTTGCTCCGG GTTCTGACCATTTCTGAGCATGCTGCTACTTCTGACGATCAAAG TATTTTTGCTGCATACCCACGAGTGACTTGA
- the LOC140960047 gene encoding DDB1- and CUL4-associated factor homolog 1-like isoform X2, with translation MHRRQQHIPKLMEEQHEQKEDENNVHALKDLIIAKQEDPEPCLLHALAAIFETAKTRYKNATDDVICPQDPVFLCDLIWGDKKFSRLLHSFLQNAYLVSVKVAAARLFSSCSPWMRGDLPKGDALDKTKDWVRYEIPRRLMADDCNPMHETGRRKDLDSEMMCTYYTGLLATVLDKLDNQLAREVLTCKLPAKLMRYLSIRISDETNIGAKKITALVEQAVDSEAKAAKALAVAVRAAAAAADADAAEVVKTAAFEEYKKTSDEEKYAELLRLSKLREKFCIRCLVILGRREEVLDLVLCKDGVNIILALLQKSSEDEKTSSTILLLHDVLELISVLVNNIGFAKLFVEGGGIERLIAVRRSDQTFGDLSSCLLMISKSEGIMESICTLPSNVVGQLVELALQLLECQHHPSRLIAAIFFNRCYAFRPANNAFDEQRGPLRLLHILRGASLRSGHLYRLLPNYQSTSQALNAFETLIAADACTALKQYFIAKFLLLADSLSVGADNMRVDPSPDTLDAVLRQIQKDQVFGLALVRKLRSAVGRFLGAHGHKTLLEMYQAHPAEVFWGEVPAEVLQVLSIVALVPSSHKVILNATLRNGQTVLGLILGAADDAGYVKCKVTVLALKVLTNLVSLPWINDELIGSTESEVKEVRQAIRGNHGFAVLLRLLQPEELKGGYHCEWIWALTCRVLLSFAREHTIADALRKMQLEEKLSMVVKGPGRHAPEWRLPEVDHDTKELLRVLTISEHAATSDDQSIFAAYPRVT, from the exons ATGCATCGCCGTCAGCAGCATATTCCG AAGTTAATGGAAGAGCAGCATGAGCAGAAAGAGGATGAAAATAACGTGCATGCCTTGAAGGATTTGATCATTGCTAAGCAGGAAGATCCCGAGCCATGTTTGCTCCATGCGTTAGCTGCTATTTTCGAGACCGCAAAAACCAG ATACAAGAATGCTACAGATGATGTCATATGCCCCCAAGATCCTGTATTTCTATGTGACCTTATTTGG GGAGATAAGAAATTTTCCAGACTGTTACATTCATTTCTTCAGAATGCATATTTGGTATCAGTAAAAGTGGCAGCTGCCAGGCTTTTTAGCAGCTGTTCACCATGGATG CGTGGGGACTTACCTAAAGGTGATGCTCTAGATAAAACAAAAGATTGGGTGAGATATGAAATACCTAGGAGGTTGATGGCTGATGACTGTAATCCGATGCATGAGACTGGGAGAAGGAAGGATTTGGACAGTGAAATGATGTGCACATACTATACTGGACTACTTGCTACAGTGTTGGATAA GCTTGATAACCAACTGGCGAGAGAGGTATTAACATGTAAATTGCCAGCTAAGCTAATGCGCTACCTAAGCATCAGGATTTCGGATGAGACAAACATAGGTGCCAAAAAAATTACTGCTTTGGTTGAACAAGCTGTTGACTCTGAAGCAAAAGCAGCCAAAGCTCTTGCAGTAGCCGTAagggctgctgctgctgctgctgatgctgatgctgcaGAAGTGGTTAAGACGGCTGCATTTGAG GAATACAAAAAGACCAGTGACGAGGAGAAGTATGCTGAACTCCTTCGTCTTTCTAAGCTACGGGAGAAATTTTGCATCCGATGTCTTGTGATTCTGGGCCGTCGTGAAGAAGTCCTTGATCTTGTGCTTTGTAAAGATGGCGTTAATATCATTCTTGCGTTGCTGCAAAAAAGTTCTGAGGATGAAAAGACTTCAAGCACTATACTCCTTTTGCATGATGTTTTGGAGTTAATCAGTGTCTTGGTGAATAACATAGGGTTCGCCAAGTTGTTTGTTGAAGGTGGTGGCATTGAGAGATTAATTGCTGTTAGGAGAAGTGACCAAACTTTTGGCGATCTATCTTCATGCTTACTAATGATTAGTAAATCCGAG GGGATAATGGAAAGCATATGCACACTTCCTTCCAATGTTGTTGGCCAGCTTGTTGAGTTGGCTCTACAACTTCTTGAATGTCAACACCATCCGTCTAGATTAATTGCTGCTATATTTTTTAACCGTTGTTATGCTTTTAGACCAGCCAATAATGCATTTGATGAGCAGCGTGGTCCACTAAGACTTCTCCATATTTTGCGTGGTGCATCATTGAGATCTGGGCACTTATATAGATTACTTCCAAATTACCAATCTACCTCACAGGCCCTGAATGCATTCGAAACGCTTATTGCTGCTGATGCTTGCACTGcactaaaacaatattttattgcAAAATTTCTCTTGCTTGCGGACTCGCTGAGTGTTGGGGCTGACAACATGCGAGTTGATCCAAGTCCTGACACCCTAGATGCTGTACTACGTCAGATTCAGAAGGATCAAGTTTTTGGTCTTGCTCTTGTGAGGAAGCTACGCTCTGCTGTTGGCAGATTCTTGGGTGCACACGGCCATAAAACCTTGTTAGAAATGTACCAG GCCCATCCAGCTGAGGTATTTTGGGGGGAGGTGCCTGCTGAAGTACTTCAAGTATTGAGCATCGTAGCTTTGGTGCCTTCAAGCCACAAAGTCATTCTCAATGCCACGTTAAGAAATGGTCAAACTGTTTTAGGTCTCATTTTGGGTGCAGCAGACGACGCTGGTTATGTAAAATGCAAG GTTACTGTGCTAGCTCTGAAGGTTTTAACAAACCTCGTCTCCCTTCCATGGATCAACGATGAATTAATTGGCTCGACGGAAAGTGAAGTTAAAGAAGTTAGACAAGCTATACGTGGAAACCATGGCTTTGCCGTTCTTCTTCGGCTCCTTCAACCCGAAGAACTTAAAGGTGGATATCATTGTGAGTGGATCTGGGCTCTTACCTGCCGAGTTCTCCTTAGTTTTGCCAGAGAACATACaattgcagatgcattgagAAAGATGCAG ttggaggaaaaGCTGTCGATGGTTGTCAAAGGTCCTGGAAGACATGCCCCCGAATGGCGATTGCCAGAGGTTGACCATGATACAAAGGAGTTGCTCCGG GTTCTGACCATTTCTGAGCATGCTGCTACTTCTGACGATCAAAG TATTTTTGCTGCATACCCACGAGTGACTTGA